The Aphelocoma coerulescens isolate FSJ_1873_10779 chromosome 14, UR_Acoe_1.0, whole genome shotgun sequence genome has a window encoding:
- the MARF1 gene encoding meiosis regulator and mRNA stability factor 1 isoform X3, whose amino-acid sequence MMEGNRTENLCNRSLGWLQRQENDAKPWLWKLSNCFSAAEKALPCSAKTKDYMENKKAAVDLKDAASPHSGSKLFPAVPLPDVHPLQQQQLQLSPGPKPTRNSLVDAAKIWPNIPPPSAQTAPVPIPICNGCGTKGAGNEKSLILASSLGKSPQKYGSPEVAITGQVLENLPPIGVFWDIENCSVPTGRSAIAVVQRIREKFFKGHREAEFICVCDISKENKEVIQELNNCQVTVAHINATAKNAADDKLRQSLRRFADTHTAPATVVLVSTDVNFALELSDLRHRHGFRIILVHKNQASEALLHHAHELICFEEFISDLPPRLPLKMPACHTLLYVYNLPTNRDSKSVSNRLRRLSDNCGGKVLSISGSSAILRFLNQESAERARKRMENEDVFGNRIVVSFTPKNKEFSETKSSSFVGTEKVKSPKKINKNTKLCLLNKDSNDQSAGTKGSAGRGFQIHGSIIKPTNVKSLQELCRLESKNISRNTENQQERLREQIPSPQSNSNAAISVSLATKKMGAGDLSSKNSQKKETSASRSITNSPVDKKDKDETVFQVSYPSAFSKLTASRQLSPLLMSQSCWSSRSMSPNLSNRSSPLTFNVVNHTSGTDCPDPFANGADIQISNIDYRLSRKELQQNLQEVFSRHGKVKSVELSPHTDYQLKANVQMENLQEAISAVNSLHRYKIGSKRIQVSLATGAASKSLSLLSSEAMSILQDAPACCLPVFKFTEIYEKKFGRKLIVSDLYKLTDTVAIRDQGNGRLVCLLPSSQARQSPLGSSQSHDGSSANCSPIIFEELEYHEPVCKQHCLNKDFIEHEFDPDSYRIPFVVLSLKTFAPQVHSLLQTHEGTVPLLSFPDCYMSEFNDLEMVPEGQGGVPLEHLITCVPGVNIATAQNGIKVIKWIHNKPPPPTADPWLLRSKSPVGNPQLIQFSREVIDLLKSQPSCVIPVSKFIPTYHHHFAKQCRVSDYGYSKLMELLEAVPHVLQILGMGSKRLLTLTHRAQVKRFTQDLLKLLKSQASKQVIVREFLQAYHWCFSKDWDVTEYGVCELADIISEIPDTTICLSQQDNEMVICIPKRERTQEEIERTKQFSKEVVDLLRHQPHFRMPFNKFIPCYHHHFGRQCKLAYYGFTKLLELFEAIPDVLLSVACVFEVLECGEEKILSLTEVEQVKAVAAQFVKLLRAQKDNSLLLADLLPEYSKTFGYTLRLHDFDVSSVPALMQKLCHVVKVVDTESGKQIQLINRKSLRTLTAQLLVLLMSWDGTSFLSVEQLKQHYETVHSTSLNPCEYGFMTLTELLKSLPYLVEVFTNGAAEEYVKLTNLYMFAKNVRSLLHTYHYQQIFLHEFPVAYSKYTGEVLQPKAYGCNNLEELLGAIPQVVWIKGHGHKRIVVLKNDMKTRFSSPSFPPADHLDDHGNQLADNNGHILETQGSTSSMELNLGRPSNASNQTEQELLCLTNTSPVDLLCEPVPSCLPSPQLRPDPVVLESADLIQFEERPAPLPEIMILTEEEKQRIVTTAQEKLISGSVVSDTTENASVPPCQSSETQVNKEATDSPAKKQHKNKVKLAANFSLAPVTKL is encoded by the exons GGTCCCCGGAAGTTGCAATAACAGGCCAAGTTCTGGAAAACTTGCCCCCCATTGGAGTCTTCTGGGATATTGAAAACTGCTCAGTTCCCACTGGCCGTTCAGCTATAGCAGTTGTGCAGAGGATTCGTGAGAAATTTTTTAAAGGTCACAGAGAGGCAGAATTCATCTGTGTGTGTGACATtagtaaagaaaacaaagaagtcATTCAGGAGCTAAACAACTGCCAG GTGACTGTTGCACATATCAATGCTACAGCCAAGAATGCTGCTGATGACAAACTCAGACAGAGTCTGAGGAGATTTGCTGATACACACACTGCACCTGCCACTGTGGTTCTTGTGTCAA CTGATGTAAACTTTGCTTTGGAACTGAGTGACCTGAGACATCGACATGGTTTCCGAATAATTTTGGTACATAAAAACCAAGCTTCAGAAGCACTCTTACATCATGCCCATGAGCTTATTTGTTTTGAAGAATTTATTTCAGACTTGCCACCAAGGTTACCACTGAAAATGCCG GCTTGTCATACACTGTTATATGTCTATAATCTGCCAACAAACAGAGACAGCAAAAGTGTCAGCAATCGCCTGAGGCGTTTGTCAGACAACTGTGGAGGGAAGGTGCTGAGCATTTCTGGAAGCAGCGCAATTCTCCGCTTCTTAAACCAGGAAAGTGCGGAACGGGCTCGGAAGCGAATGGAAAATGAAGATGTTTTTGGTAACAGGATTGTAGTGTCTTTCACTCCCAAAAACAAAGAATTTAGTGAAACAAAAAGCTCCAGCTTTGTGGGAACTGAGAAGGTCAAGTCTCCcaaaaaaattaacaagaaCACGAAGCTGTGCCTCCTCAACAAAGACTCAAATGATCAGTCTGCTGGTACCAAAGGCTCTGCTGGGAGAGGATTCCAGATCCATGGATCTATCATCAAACCCACAAATGTCAAAAGTTTACAG GAGCTGTGCCGCCTTGAGTCAAAGAACATCAGTAGAAATACTGAAAACCAGCAAGAACGTTTAAGAGAACAAATTCCTTCTCCTCAGAGTAACTCTAATGCAGCAATTTCCGTGTCTCTGGCAACCAAAAAAATGGGAGCAGGAGACTTGTCCTCCAAAAATAGTCAGAa AAAAGAGACCTCGGCTTCCAGGAGCATTACCAATTCCCCTGTAGATAAAAAAGACAAAGATGAAACTGTGTTTCAGGTCAGCTATCCCTCTGCTTTCAGTAAGTTGACAGCCTCAAGACAACTCAGTCCTTTACTGATGTCTCAGAGTTGTTGGTCATCTCG GAGTATGTCTCCCAATCTTTCAAATAGATCATCTCCACTCACATTTAATGTAGTGAATCATACCAGTGGTACAGACTGCCCTGATCCTTTTGCAAATGGTGCAGACATTCAGATCAGCAACATAGATTACAGATTGTCCAGGAAAGAGTTGCAGCAAAATTTACAAGAAGTCTTCTCAAGACATGGCAAG GTCAAAAGTGTGGAGCTCAGTCCTCACACAGACTACCAGCTGAAGGCCAATGTTCAGATGGAAAACCTGCAAGAAGCCATCAGTGCTGTCAACAGTCTGCACAGATACAAAATTGGCAGTAAGAGGATCCAGGTCTCATTAGCAACAGGAGCTGCTAGTAAATCACTCTCTCTACTTAG CTCAGAAGCAATGTCCATTCTGCAGGATGCACCTGCTTGTTGCTTGCCTGTGTTCAAATTCACAGAAATCTATGAAAAAAA ATTTGGCCGTAAGTTAATTGTCTCAGACTTGTATAAACTCACAGACACTGTGGCAATCCGTGACCAGGGAAATGGGAGGCTCGTGTgcctcctgcccagcagccaAGCCAGGCAGAGTCCCTTGGGATCTTCACAGTCACATGATGGCTCCTCAGCAAACTGTAGTCCAATAATATTTGAAGAGTTGGAATATCACGAGCCTGTTTGTAAGCAGCATTGCCTGAATAAGGACTTTAT TGAACATGAATTTGATCCAGATTCTTACAGAATTCCTTTTGTGGTTTTGTCTCTGAAGACATTTGCTCCCCAAGTTCACAGTCTTCTACAGACACATGAGGGTACTGTGCCTTTACTAAg TTTTCCTGATTGTTACATGTCAGAGTTCAATGACCTTGAAATGGTGCCAGAAGGCCAAGGTGGTGTTCCTTTAGAACATCTGATTACCTGTGTTCCCGGAGTTAACATTGCCACTGCCCAGAATGGCATTAAAGTTATCAAATGGATACATAACAAACCACCACCTCCTACTGCAG ATCCTTGGCTTCTGCGTTCCAAGAGCCCTGTAGGTAATCCCCAGCTCATTCAGTTCAGTCGAGAAGTGATAGATCTGCTCAAAAGCCAACCATCCTGTGTCATCCCTGTCAGCAAATTCATCCCAACCTACCACCACCACTTTGCAAAGCAATGCCGAGTGTCTGACTATGGCTATTCCAAATtaatggagctgctggaagcagtgCCTCATGTACTGCAG ATTCTTGGCATGGGTTCCAAACGCTTGTTAACGCTAACACACAGAGCTCAGGTGAAGCGCTTCACTCAAGATTTACTGAAGCTGCTCAAATCCCAGGCCAGTAAGCAAGTTATTGTGAGGGAATTCTTGCAGGCTTATCACTG gtGTTTCTCTAAGGATTGGGATGTTACTGAGTATGGAGTGTGTGAACTGGCTGATATTATATCAGAAATTCCAGATACAACCATCTGTTTgtcacagcaagacaatgaAATGGTAATTTGTATTCCCAAAAGAG aacgTACCCAGGAGGAAATTGAAAGAACCAAGCAGTTTTCCAAGGAGGTGGTGGATCTGCTGCGGCACCAGCCCCATTTTCGAATGCCCTTCAATAAATTTATTCCTTGTTACCACCACCACTTTGGGCGTCAGTGCAAACTTGCTTACTATGGCTTTACAAAACTACTTGAACTCTTTGAAGCCATACCAGATGTCTTACTT AGTGTCGCTTGTGTTTTCGAGGTACTGGAGTGTGGAGAGGAGAAGATTCTCTCCTTGACAGAGGTGGAGCAGGTGAAGGCAGTGGCTGCCCAGTTTGTGAAGCTGCTGCGGGCGCAGAAGGACAATTCGCTGCTGCTGGCGGATCTGCTGCCCGAGTACAGCAAAACCTTTGGCTACACCCTGCGCCTGCACGACTTTGACGTCAGCTCTGTGCCAGCCCTCATGCAGAAGCTCTGCCACGTTGTAAAG GTGGTTGACACAGAATCTGGCAAGCAAATTCAGCTGATAAATAGAAAATCTCTGCGGACTCTGACTGCCCAGTTGCTGGTTTTGCTGATGTCCTGGGATGGAACATCCTTTCTCTCTGTTGAACAGCTTAAGCAACATTATGAAACAGTCCACAGTACTTCACTTAATCCATGTGAATATGGATTTATGACCTTAACTGAACTCCTGAAGAGTCTGCCTTACTTGGTTGAG GTTTTTACCAATGGTGCAGCAGAAGAATATGTCAAGCTTACAAATCTGTATATGTTTGCAAAGAATGTGAGGTCCTTACTTCACACCTACCACTATCAGCAAATTTTTCTTCACGAGTTCCCAGTAGCATACAGCAAATACACAGGAGAAGTGCTGCAGCCTAAAGCATATGGATGCAATAATTTAGAAGAGCTGTTGGGAGCAATTCCACAG GTGGTCTGGATTAAAGGACATGGCCATAAGAGAATTGTAGTCCTGAAAAATGATATGAAAA CTCGTTTTAGCTCACCTAGTTTTCCCCCTGCTGATCATCTGGATGATCATGGAAATCAACTTGCTGACAATAATGGACATATTCTGGAGACCCAAGGATCCACTTCATCAATGGAATTAAATCTAGGAAGGCCTAGCAATG CTTCTAATCAAACAGAACAAGAACTCCTTTGCCTCACAAATACATCTCCTGTTGACCTGCTGTGTGAGCCAGTACCTTCCTGCCTGCCATCCCCCCAGCTGAGACCTGATCCCGTGGTTCTTGAGTCTGCAGACCTCATTCAGTTTGAGGAACGCCCCGCACCCCTCCCAG AGATAATGATTttaacagaagaagaaaaacaaagaattgTTACCACAGCTCAAGAAAAGTTGATCTCTGGTTCTGTGGTGTCTGACACCACAGAGAATGCTTCAGTGCCTCCCTGTCAGTCCTCTGAAACCCAAGTAAACAAAGAAGCAACGGACAGCCCGgccaaaaaacaacacaaaaacaaGGTCAAATTGGCAGCAAACTTCTCACTTGCACCTGTAACCAAGctttaa
- the MARF1 gene encoding meiosis regulator and mRNA stability factor 1 isoform X4, with protein MMEGNRTENLCNRSLGWLQRQENDAKPWLWKLSNCFSAAEKALPCSAKTKDYMENKKAAVDLKDAASPHSGSKLFPAVPLPDVHPLQQQQLQLSPGPKPTRNSLVDAAKIWPNIPPPSAQTAPVPIPICNGCGTKGAGNEKSLILASSLGKSPQKYGSPEVAITGQVLENLPPIGVFWDIENCSVPTGRSAIAVVQRIREKFFKGHREAEFICVCDISKENKEVIQELNNCQVTVAHINATAKNAADDKLRQSLRRFADTHTAPATVVLVSTDVNFALELSDLRHRHGFRIILVHKNQASEALLHHAHELICFEEFISDLPPRLPLKMPACHTLLYVYNLPTNRDSKSVSNRLRRLSDNCGGKVLSISGSSAILRFLNQESAERARKRMENEDVFGNRIVVSFTPKNKEFSETKSSSFVGTEKVKSPKKINKNTKLCLLNKDSNDQSAGTKGSAGRGFQIHGSIIKPTNVKSLQELCRLESKNISRNTENQQERLREQIPSPQSNSNAAISVSLATKKMGAGDLSSKNSQKKETSASRSITNSPVDKKDKDETVFQVSYPSAFSKLTASRQLSPLLMSQSCWSSRSMSPNLSNRSSPLTFNVVNHTSGTDCPDPFANGADIQISNIDYRLSRKELQQNLQEVFSRHGKVKSVELSPHTDYQLKANVQMENLQEAISAVNSLHRYKIGSKRIQVSLATGAASKSLSLLSSEAMSILQDAPACCLPVFKFTEIYEKKFGRKLIVSDLYKLTDTVAIRDQGNGRLVCLLPSSQARQSPLGSSQSHDGSSANCSPIIFEELEYHEPVCKQHCLNKDFIEHEFDPDSYRIPFVVLSLKTFAPQVHSLLQTHEGTVPLLSFPDCYMSEFNDLEMVPEGQGGVPLEHLITCVPGVNIATAQNGIKVIKWIHNKPPPPTADPWLLRSKSPVGNPQLIQFSREVIDLLKSQPSCVIPVSKFIPTYHHHFAKQCRVSDYGYSKLMELLEAVPHVLQILGMGSKRLLTLTHRAQVKRFTQDLLKLLKSQASKQVIVREFLQAYHWCFSKDWDVTEYGVCELADIISEIPDTTICLSQQDNEMVICIPKRERTQEEIERTKQFSKEVVDLLRHQPHFRMPFNKFIPCYHHHFGRQCKLAYYGFTKLLELFEAIPDVLLVLECGEEKILSLTEVEQVKAVAAQFVKLLRAQKDNSLLLADLLPEYSKTFGYTLRLHDFDVSSVPALMQKLCHVVKVVDTESGKQIQLINRKSLRTLTAQLLVLLMSWDGTSFLSVEQLKQHYETVHSTSLNPCEYGFMTLTELLKSLPYLVEVFTNGAAEEYVKLTNLYMFAKNVRSLLHTYHYQQIFLHEFPVAYSKYTGEVLQPKAYGCNNLEELLGAIPQVVWIKGHGHKRIVVLKNDMKTRFSSPSFPPADHLDDHGNQLADNNGHILETQGSTSSMELNLGRPSNASNQTEQELLCLTNTSPVDLLCEPVPSCLPSPQLRPDPVVLESADLIQFEERPAPLPEIMILTEEEKQRIVTTAQEKLISGSVVSDTTENASVPPCQSSETQVNKEATDSPAKKQHKNKVKLAANFSLAPVTKL; from the exons GGTCCCCGGAAGTTGCAATAACAGGCCAAGTTCTGGAAAACTTGCCCCCCATTGGAGTCTTCTGGGATATTGAAAACTGCTCAGTTCCCACTGGCCGTTCAGCTATAGCAGTTGTGCAGAGGATTCGTGAGAAATTTTTTAAAGGTCACAGAGAGGCAGAATTCATCTGTGTGTGTGACATtagtaaagaaaacaaagaagtcATTCAGGAGCTAAACAACTGCCAG GTGACTGTTGCACATATCAATGCTACAGCCAAGAATGCTGCTGATGACAAACTCAGACAGAGTCTGAGGAGATTTGCTGATACACACACTGCACCTGCCACTGTGGTTCTTGTGTCAA CTGATGTAAACTTTGCTTTGGAACTGAGTGACCTGAGACATCGACATGGTTTCCGAATAATTTTGGTACATAAAAACCAAGCTTCAGAAGCACTCTTACATCATGCCCATGAGCTTATTTGTTTTGAAGAATTTATTTCAGACTTGCCACCAAGGTTACCACTGAAAATGCCG GCTTGTCATACACTGTTATATGTCTATAATCTGCCAACAAACAGAGACAGCAAAAGTGTCAGCAATCGCCTGAGGCGTTTGTCAGACAACTGTGGAGGGAAGGTGCTGAGCATTTCTGGAAGCAGCGCAATTCTCCGCTTCTTAAACCAGGAAAGTGCGGAACGGGCTCGGAAGCGAATGGAAAATGAAGATGTTTTTGGTAACAGGATTGTAGTGTCTTTCACTCCCAAAAACAAAGAATTTAGTGAAACAAAAAGCTCCAGCTTTGTGGGAACTGAGAAGGTCAAGTCTCCcaaaaaaattaacaagaaCACGAAGCTGTGCCTCCTCAACAAAGACTCAAATGATCAGTCTGCTGGTACCAAAGGCTCTGCTGGGAGAGGATTCCAGATCCATGGATCTATCATCAAACCCACAAATGTCAAAAGTTTACAG GAGCTGTGCCGCCTTGAGTCAAAGAACATCAGTAGAAATACTGAAAACCAGCAAGAACGTTTAAGAGAACAAATTCCTTCTCCTCAGAGTAACTCTAATGCAGCAATTTCCGTGTCTCTGGCAACCAAAAAAATGGGAGCAGGAGACTTGTCCTCCAAAAATAGTCAGAa AAAAGAGACCTCGGCTTCCAGGAGCATTACCAATTCCCCTGTAGATAAAAAAGACAAAGATGAAACTGTGTTTCAGGTCAGCTATCCCTCTGCTTTCAGTAAGTTGACAGCCTCAAGACAACTCAGTCCTTTACTGATGTCTCAGAGTTGTTGGTCATCTCG GAGTATGTCTCCCAATCTTTCAAATAGATCATCTCCACTCACATTTAATGTAGTGAATCATACCAGTGGTACAGACTGCCCTGATCCTTTTGCAAATGGTGCAGACATTCAGATCAGCAACATAGATTACAGATTGTCCAGGAAAGAGTTGCAGCAAAATTTACAAGAAGTCTTCTCAAGACATGGCAAG GTCAAAAGTGTGGAGCTCAGTCCTCACACAGACTACCAGCTGAAGGCCAATGTTCAGATGGAAAACCTGCAAGAAGCCATCAGTGCTGTCAACAGTCTGCACAGATACAAAATTGGCAGTAAGAGGATCCAGGTCTCATTAGCAACAGGAGCTGCTAGTAAATCACTCTCTCTACTTAG CTCAGAAGCAATGTCCATTCTGCAGGATGCACCTGCTTGTTGCTTGCCTGTGTTCAAATTCACAGAAATCTATGAAAAAAA ATTTGGCCGTAAGTTAATTGTCTCAGACTTGTATAAACTCACAGACACTGTGGCAATCCGTGACCAGGGAAATGGGAGGCTCGTGTgcctcctgcccagcagccaAGCCAGGCAGAGTCCCTTGGGATCTTCACAGTCACATGATGGCTCCTCAGCAAACTGTAGTCCAATAATATTTGAAGAGTTGGAATATCACGAGCCTGTTTGTAAGCAGCATTGCCTGAATAAGGACTTTAT TGAACATGAATTTGATCCAGATTCTTACAGAATTCCTTTTGTGGTTTTGTCTCTGAAGACATTTGCTCCCCAAGTTCACAGTCTTCTACAGACACATGAGGGTACTGTGCCTTTACTAAg TTTTCCTGATTGTTACATGTCAGAGTTCAATGACCTTGAAATGGTGCCAGAAGGCCAAGGTGGTGTTCCTTTAGAACATCTGATTACCTGTGTTCCCGGAGTTAACATTGCCACTGCCCAGAATGGCATTAAAGTTATCAAATGGATACATAACAAACCACCACCTCCTACTGCAG ATCCTTGGCTTCTGCGTTCCAAGAGCCCTGTAGGTAATCCCCAGCTCATTCAGTTCAGTCGAGAAGTGATAGATCTGCTCAAAAGCCAACCATCCTGTGTCATCCCTGTCAGCAAATTCATCCCAACCTACCACCACCACTTTGCAAAGCAATGCCGAGTGTCTGACTATGGCTATTCCAAATtaatggagctgctggaagcagtgCCTCATGTACTGCAG ATTCTTGGCATGGGTTCCAAACGCTTGTTAACGCTAACACACAGAGCTCAGGTGAAGCGCTTCACTCAAGATTTACTGAAGCTGCTCAAATCCCAGGCCAGTAAGCAAGTTATTGTGAGGGAATTCTTGCAGGCTTATCACTG gtGTTTCTCTAAGGATTGGGATGTTACTGAGTATGGAGTGTGTGAACTGGCTGATATTATATCAGAAATTCCAGATACAACCATCTGTTTgtcacagcaagacaatgaAATGGTAATTTGTATTCCCAAAAGAG aacgTACCCAGGAGGAAATTGAAAGAACCAAGCAGTTTTCCAAGGAGGTGGTGGATCTGCTGCGGCACCAGCCCCATTTTCGAATGCCCTTCAATAAATTTATTCCTTGTTACCACCACCACTTTGGGCGTCAGTGCAAACTTGCTTACTATGGCTTTACAAAACTACTTGAACTCTTTGAAGCCATACCAGATGTCTTACTT GTACTGGAGTGTGGAGAGGAGAAGATTCTCTCCTTGACAGAGGTGGAGCAGGTGAAGGCAGTGGCTGCCCAGTTTGTGAAGCTGCTGCGGGCGCAGAAGGACAATTCGCTGCTGCTGGCGGATCTGCTGCCCGAGTACAGCAAAACCTTTGGCTACACCCTGCGCCTGCACGACTTTGACGTCAGCTCTGTGCCAGCCCTCATGCAGAAGCTCTGCCACGTTGTAAAG GTGGTTGACACAGAATCTGGCAAGCAAATTCAGCTGATAAATAGAAAATCTCTGCGGACTCTGACTGCCCAGTTGCTGGTTTTGCTGATGTCCTGGGATGGAACATCCTTTCTCTCTGTTGAACAGCTTAAGCAACATTATGAAACAGTCCACAGTACTTCACTTAATCCATGTGAATATGGATTTATGACCTTAACTGAACTCCTGAAGAGTCTGCCTTACTTGGTTGAG GTTTTTACCAATGGTGCAGCAGAAGAATATGTCAAGCTTACAAATCTGTATATGTTTGCAAAGAATGTGAGGTCCTTACTTCACACCTACCACTATCAGCAAATTTTTCTTCACGAGTTCCCAGTAGCATACAGCAAATACACAGGAGAAGTGCTGCAGCCTAAAGCATATGGATGCAATAATTTAGAAGAGCTGTTGGGAGCAATTCCACAG GTGGTCTGGATTAAAGGACATGGCCATAAGAGAATTGTAGTCCTGAAAAATGATATGAAAA CTCGTTTTAGCTCACCTAGTTTTCCCCCTGCTGATCATCTGGATGATCATGGAAATCAACTTGCTGACAATAATGGACATATTCTGGAGACCCAAGGATCCACTTCATCAATGGAATTAAATCTAGGAAGGCCTAGCAATG CTTCTAATCAAACAGAACAAGAACTCCTTTGCCTCACAAATACATCTCCTGTTGACCTGCTGTGTGAGCCAGTACCTTCCTGCCTGCCATCCCCCCAGCTGAGACCTGATCCCGTGGTTCTTGAGTCTGCAGACCTCATTCAGTTTGAGGAACGCCCCGCACCCCTCCCAG AGATAATGATTttaacagaagaagaaaaacaaagaattgTTACCACAGCTCAAGAAAAGTTGATCTCTGGTTCTGTGGTGTCTGACACCACAGAGAATGCTTCAGTGCCTCCCTGTCAGTCCTCTGAAACCCAAGTAAACAAAGAAGCAACGGACAGCCCGgccaaaaaacaacacaaaaacaaGGTCAAATTGGCAGCAAACTTCTCACTTGCACCTGTAACCAAGctttaa